From one Rhizobium lentis genomic stretch:
- the rplR gene encoding 50S ribosomal protein L18: protein MASRKEALARRANRVRRHIKSVANGRPRLSVHRSSKNIYAQIIDDVAGKTLASASTLDKDLRGSLKTGADTAAAAAVGKLVAERASKAGVTDVVFDRGAFIYHGRIKALAEAAREGGLTF from the coding sequence ATGGCTAGCAGGAAAGAAGCACTTGCACGTCGTGCCAACCGCGTGCGCCGTCATATCAAGTCGGTGGCCAACGGCCGTCCGCGCCTGTCGGTTCATCGCTCCTCGAAGAACATCTATGCCCAGATCATCGACGATGTGGCTGGCAAGACGCTTGCGTCTGCCTCCACCCTCGACAAGGATCTGCGCGGTTCTCTGAAGACCGGTGCCGATACCGCAGCAGCCGCTGCTGTAGGCAAGCTCGTCGCCGAGCGCGCCTCCAAGGCCGGTGTTACGGACGTCGTGTTCGACCGTGGCGCCTTCATCTATCACGGCCGCATCAAGGCTCTTGCCGAAGCGGCCCGCGAAGGCGGTCTCACCTTCTGA
- the rplB gene encoding 50S ribosomal protein L2 gives MALKTFNPTTPSQRQLVIVDRSSLYKGKPVKALTEGLTKSGGRNNLGRITARFIGGGHKRSYRLVDFKRRKFDVEGTVERIEYDPNRTAFIALVSYADGEQAYIIAPQRLAAGDKVIASEKAVDVKPGNTMPLQYIPVGSIIHNVEMKPGKGGQIARSAGSYAQLVGRDQGMAILRLNSGEQRLVSGVCLASIGAVSNPDHANINDGKAGRTVWRGKRPHNRGVVMNPVDHPHGGGEGRTSGGRHPVTPWGKPTKGKRTRSNKSTDKMIMRSRHQRKK, from the coding sequence ATGGCATTGAAAACATTCAATCCGACGACCCCGAGCCAGCGTCAGCTGGTCATCGTGGACCGCTCCTCGCTCTACAAGGGCAAGCCGGTCAAGGCGCTGACGGAAGGTCTGACCAAGAGCGGCGGTCGTAACAACCTCGGCCGCATCACGGCCCGCTTCATCGGCGGCGGTCACAAGCGCAGCTACCGTCTGGTCGACTTCAAGCGTCGCAAGTTTGATGTCGAAGGCACGGTCGAACGTATCGAATACGATCCGAACCGGACGGCGTTCATCGCTCTGGTGAGCTATGCCGATGGCGAACAGGCCTACATCATCGCTCCGCAGCGTCTTGCAGCCGGCGACAAGGTCATCGCTTCGGAAAAGGCTGTCGACGTGAAGCCCGGCAATACCATGCCGCTGCAGTACATCCCGGTCGGCTCCATCATCCACAACGTGGAAATGAAGCCGGGCAAGGGCGGTCAGATAGCTCGCTCCGCCGGTTCCTACGCGCAGCTCGTCGGCCGTGACCAGGGCATGGCGATCCTTCGCCTGAACTCCGGTGAACAGCGCCTGGTCAGCGGCGTCTGCCTTGCTTCGATCGGCGCGGTGTCCAACCCTGACCACGCCAACATCAACGACGGCAAGGCCGGTCGAACCGTCTGGCGCGGTAAGCGTCCGCATAACCGCGGCGTTGTCATGAACCCGGTCGACCATCCGCACGGCGGTGGTGAAGGCCGCACCTCCGGTGGTCGCCATCCGGTGACGCCGTGGGGCAAGCCGACCAAGGGCAAGCGCACCCGGTCGAACAAGTCGACCGACAAGATGATCATGCGCTCGCGTCATCAGCGTAAGAAGTAA
- the rplF gene encoding 50S ribosomal protein L6: MSRIGKKPVQVPAGITATVDGQKVTAKGPKGELFFVANDEISLKLENNAVVVTPVNQTKDARSKWGMSRTMIEGIFKGVKEGFERKLEINGVGYRAAMQGKNLQLALGFSHDVVYEPPVGITIAVPKPTEIVVSGINKQQVGQVAAEIREYRGPEPYKGKGVKYADERIVRKEGKKK; encoded by the coding sequence ATGTCTCGTATCGGTAAGAAGCCCGTTCAGGTGCCTGCTGGAATCACGGCTACGGTCGATGGCCAGAAGGTTACCGCAAAGGGCCCGAAGGGCGAGCTGTTCTTCGTCGCTAACGACGAAATCAGCCTCAAGCTCGAAAACAACGCGGTCGTCGTGACGCCCGTAAACCAGACCAAGGATGCGCGGTCGAAGTGGGGCATGTCCCGCACGATGATCGAAGGCATCTTCAAGGGCGTCAAGGAAGGTTTCGAGCGCAAACTTGAAATCAACGGCGTCGGCTACCGCGCCGCCATGCAGGGCAAGAACCTGCAGCTGGCGCTCGGTTTCAGCCACGACGTGGTCTATGAACCGCCGGTCGGCATCACGATCGCTGTTCCGAAGCCGACTGAAATCGTCGTCAGCGGCATCAACAAGCAGCAGGTCGGCCAGGTTGCCGCCGAAATCCGCGAATATCGCGGTCCTGAGCCGTACAAGGGCAAGGGCGTCAAGTATGCCGACGAGCGGATCGTCCGCAAAGAAGGCAAGAAGAAGTAA
- the rpsN gene encoding 30S ribosomal protein S14, with product MAKTSAVEKNKRRRTTVANQAAKRAALKAIIMNQALPIEERFKASIKLASLPRDGSKTRIRNRCEVSGRPRAYYRKLRMSRIALRELGNLGKVPGIVKSSW from the coding sequence ATGGCGAAGACAAGCGCAGTTGAAAAGAACAAGCGCCGCCGTACTACGGTCGCCAACCAGGCCGCGAAGCGGGCTGCGTTGAAGGCGATCATCATGAACCAGGCTCTTCCGATCGAAGAGCGGTTCAAGGCCTCGATCAAGCTGGCATCCCTGCCGCGCGATGGATCGAAGACCCGTATTCGCAACCGTTGTGAAGTATCGGGCCGTCCGCGCGCATACTACCGCAAACTGCGCATGTCGCGTATTGCGCTGCGTGAACTCGGCAATCTCGGCAAGGTGCCGGGCATCGTCAAGTCCAGCTGGTAA
- the rpsQ gene encoding 30S ribosomal protein S17 → MPKRILQGVVVGDKNEKTVVVRVERRFAHPLLQKTVRRSKKYKAHDENNQYKIGDTVSIEECAPISKDKRWTVIAAQGK, encoded by the coding sequence ATGCCGAAGCGCATCCTGCAGGGCGTCGTCGTTGGCGACAAGAACGAGAAGACGGTAGTGGTTCGTGTCGAGCGTCGTTTCGCTCACCCGCTGCTCCAGAAGACCGTTCGTCGTTCCAAGAAGTACAAGGCCCACGACGAAAACAACCAGTACAAGATCGGCGATACCGTATCCATCGAGGAATGCGCGCCGATCTCGAAGGACAAGCGTTGGACGGTCATCGCCGCCCAGGGCAAGTAA
- the rplV gene encoding 50S ribosomal protein L22 produces MGKAKAERRLKDNEAQAVARTLRVSPQKLNLVAAAIRGKKVERALAELEFSRKRIAGAVRKTLESAIANAENNHDLDVDALVVAEAYVGKSIVMKRFHARGRGRASRIEKPFAHLTIVVREVQAAEEAA; encoded by the coding sequence ATGGGCAAGGCAAAAGCCGAACGCCGGCTGAAGGACAACGAGGCGCAAGCAGTCGCCCGCACGCTCCGCGTCAGCCCCCAGAAGCTCAACCTGGTTGCTGCGGCCATCCGCGGCAAGAAGGTCGAGCGTGCACTCGCTGAGCTGGAGTTCTCCCGCAAGCGTATCGCGGGCGCCGTCAGGAAGACGCTCGAATCCGCAATCGCCAACGCCGAGAACAACCATGATCTCGACGTCGACGCGCTCGTCGTCGCCGAGGCCTATGTCGGCAAGTCGATTGTCATGAAGCGTTTCCACGCTCGTGGCCGCGGTCGCGCGTCGCGCATCGAAAAGCCCTTCGCGCACCTGACGATCGTCGTTCGTGAAGTGCAGGCAGCAGAGGAGGCCGCATAA
- the rplD gene encoding 50S ribosomal protein L4 → MELNVKTLEGKDAGKVSLSDEIFGLEPREDILARVIRWQLAKKQQGTHKAKGRAEVSRTGAKMYKQKGTGRARHHSARAPQFRGGGKAHGPVVRSHEHDLPKKVRALGLRHALSAKIKADDVIVIDNLVAAEAKTKALASAFETLGLTNALFIGGAELDGNFKLAAQNIPNIDVLPIQGINVYDIVRRGKLVLSKAAVEALEERFK, encoded by the coding sequence ATGGAATTGAACGTCAAGACCCTCGAGGGAAAAGACGCCGGGAAGGTTTCCCTTTCGGACGAGATTTTCGGCCTCGAGCCCCGCGAAGACATTCTCGCCCGCGTCATCCGCTGGCAGCTTGCCAAGAAGCAGCAGGGCACGCACAAGGCAAAGGGCCGCGCTGAAGTTTCGCGCACCGGCGCTAAGATGTACAAGCAGAAGGGTACGGGCCGCGCCCGCCACCATTCGGCTCGCGCTCCGCAGTTCCGCGGCGGCGGCAAGGCCCACGGCCCGGTCGTCCGCAGCCACGAGCACGACCTTCCGAAGAAGGTTCGCGCGCTTGGCCTTCGCCACGCCCTTTCGGCCAAGATCAAGGCCGATGACGTCATCGTCATCGACAACCTGGTCGCCGCCGAAGCCAAGACCAAGGCTCTTGCGTCCGCATTCGAGACGCTCGGCCTTACCAACGCCCTCTTCATCGGCGGCGCAGAGCTTGACGGCAACTTCAAGCTCGCAGCTCAGAACATCCCGAACATCGATGTTCTGCCGATCCAGGGCATCAACGTTTACGACATCGTGCGCCGCGGCAAGCTCGTGCTTTCCAAGGCTGCGGTTGAAGCGCTAGAGGAGCGATTCAAGTGA
- the rpsH gene encoding 30S ribosomal protein S8: MTMTDPLGDMLTRIRNGASRRKSSVSTPASKLRARVLDVLQSEGYIRGYSVVDFGNGKSELNIELKYYEGASVIREIGRVSKPGRRVYVSVKSIPQVANGLGITILSTPKGVMADHQAREQNVGGEVLCSVF; the protein is encoded by the coding sequence ATGACAATGACTGATCCGTTGGGCGATATGCTCACCCGCATCCGCAACGGCGCTTCCCGCCGCAAGTCGTCGGTTTCGACGCCTGCGTCCAAGCTCCGTGCGCGTGTTCTCGATGTCCTGCAGTCCGAAGGCTACATCCGTGGCTATTCCGTTGTCGATTTCGGCAATGGCAAGTCGGAGCTCAACATCGAGCTGAAATATTATGAAGGCGCATCGGTGATCCGCGAGATCGGCCGTGTGTCCAAGCCGGGCCGCCGGGTTTATGTCTCGGTCAAGTCCATTCCGCAGGTCGCGAACGGCCTCGGCATCACGATCCTTTCGACTCCGAAGGGCGTGATGGCCGATCACCAGGCTCGCGAACAGAACGTTGGTGGCGAGGTTCTTTGCTCGGTCTTCTAA
- the rpsS gene encoding 30S ribosomal protein S19 — MARSVWKGPFVDGYLLKKAEKVREGGRAEVIKIWSRRSTILPQFVGLTFGVYNGSKHIPVSVNEDMVGHKFGEFSPTRTYYGHGADKKAKRK, encoded by the coding sequence ATGGCTCGTTCAGTGTGGAAAGGTCCGTTCGTTGACGGCTATCTTCTCAAGAAGGCTGAGAAGGTTCGTGAAGGCGGACGTGCAGAAGTAATCAAGATCTGGAGCCGTCGCTCCACGATCCTGCCGCAGTTCGTCGGTCTTACCTTCGGCGTCTACAACGGCAGCAAGCATATTCCGGTCAGCGTCAATGAAGACATGGTCGGCCACAAATTCGGTGAATTCTCTCCGACCCGCACCTACTACGGTCACGGCGCGGACAAGAAGGCGAAGAGGAAGTAA
- the rplX gene encoding 50S ribosomal protein L24, giving the protein MQKIRKGDKVVMLAGKDKGRTGEVVQVMPKEDRAVVRGVNVVKRHQRQTQTQEAGIINKEAPVHLSNIAIVDKDGKPTRVGFKVVDGKKVRVAKRSGEVIDG; this is encoded by the coding sequence ATGCAGAAGATTCGTAAAGGCGACAAGGTCGTCATGCTCGCTGGCAAGGACAAGGGCCGTACCGGCGAAGTTGTTCAGGTCATGCCGAAGGAAGATCGTGCCGTCGTCCGTGGCGTCAACGTCGTGAAGCGCCACCAGCGCCAGACGCAGACCCAGGAAGCCGGCATCATCAACAAGGAAGCCCCGGTTCACCTGTCCAACATTGCAATCGTCGACAAGGACGGCAAGCCGACCCGCGTCGGTTTCAAGGTCGTTGACGGCAAGAAGGTCCGTGTGGCCAAGCGTTCTGGAGAAGTGATCGATGGCTGA
- a CDS encoding 50S ribosomal protein L23: protein MTDLRHYDVIVSPAITEKSTLVSENNQVVFNVAKQATKPEIKAAVEALFGVKVTAVNTLLRKGKTKRFRGFVGKQKDVKKAVVTLAEGQTIDVSTGL, encoded by the coding sequence GTGACCGATCTCCGCCACTATGATGTGATCGTCTCCCCGGCGATCACCGAAAAGTCCACGCTGGTATCCGAGAACAACCAGGTTGTTTTCAATGTCGCCAAGCAGGCGACGAAGCCGGAAATCAAGGCTGCGGTCGAAGCGCTGTTCGGCGTCAAGGTCACGGCCGTCAACACTCTGCTGCGCAAGGGCAAGACCAAGCGGTTCCGCGGTTTTGTCGGCAAGCAGAAGGACGTGAAGAAGGCTGTCGTGACGCTGGCTGAAGGCCAGACGATCGACGTCTCCACCGGTCTCTGA
- the rplN gene encoding 50S ribosomal protein L14 yields MIQMQTNLDVADNSGARRVMCIKVLGGSKRKYASIGDVIVVSIKEAIPRGRVKKGDVMKAVVVRTAKDIRRPDGSVIRFDTNAAVLIDNKKEPIGTRIFGPVPRELRAKNHMKIISLAPEVL; encoded by the coding sequence ATGATTCAGATGCAAACAAACCTCGACGTGGCGGATAATTCCGGCGCACGTCGTGTCATGTGCATCAAGGTGCTGGGCGGCTCGAAGCGCAAGTATGCCTCGATCGGCGACGTCATCGTCGTTTCGATCAAGGAAGCGATCCCGCGCGGCCGCGTGAAGAAGGGTGACGTGATGAAGGCGGTTGTCGTTCGCACCGCCAAGGACATCCGTCGTCCGGATGGCTCGGTCATCCGCTTCGACACCAACGCAGCAGTCCTCATCGACAACAAGAAAGAGCCGATCGGCACCCGTATCTTCGGACCGGTTCCGCGCGAACTTCGCGCCAAGAACCACATGAAGATCATCTCGCTGGCTCCCGAAGTATTGTAA
- the rpsE gene encoding 30S ribosomal protein S5, which produces MAQERRPQREDRQSREERDSEFVDKLVAINRVAKVVKGGRRFGFAALVVVGDQKGRVGFGHGKAREVPEAIRKATEAAKRELIFVPLRDGRTLHHDVHGRHGAGKVLLRSAKVGTGIIAGGPMRAVFETLGMHDVVAKSTGSSNPYNMVRATFDALKHQVHPKDIAAQRGIKYATLQARRSASGNASEE; this is translated from the coding sequence ATGGCACAGGAAAGAAGGCCGCAGCGGGAAGACCGCCAGAGCCGTGAAGAGCGCGATAGCGAATTCGTCGACAAGCTTGTCGCGATCAACCGCGTCGCCAAGGTTGTCAAGGGCGGCCGTCGTTTCGGTTTCGCAGCACTCGTCGTCGTCGGCGACCAGAAGGGCCGCGTCGGCTTCGGCCATGGCAAAGCACGCGAAGTGCCGGAAGCCATCCGCAAGGCAACCGAAGCCGCCAAGCGCGAGCTGATCTTCGTACCGCTGCGTGACGGCCGTACGCTGCATCACGACGTTCATGGCCGCCACGGCGCCGGCAAGGTTCTGCTGCGCTCGGCGAAGGTCGGTACTGGCATCATCGCCGGCGGCCCGATGCGCGCCGTATTCGAAACGCTCGGCATGCACGACGTCGTCGCCAAGTCGACCGGTTCGTCGAACCCCTACAACATGGTTCGCGCCACCTTCGACGCTCTGAAGCACCAGGTTCACCCGAAGGACATCGCAGCTCAGCGCGGCATCAAGTATGCAACGCTGCAGGCTCGTCGTAGCGCCTCCGGCAACGCCTCTGAAGAATAA
- the rplP gene encoding 50S ribosomal protein L16 — MLQPKRTKYRKQFKGRIKGVAKGGSDLAFGEFGLKAQEPNRVNAREIEAARRAITRYMKRAGRVWIRVFPDVPVTAKPTEVRMGKGKGSVEYWACKVKPGRMMFEIDGVSEEIAREALRLGSAKLSVKTRFVQRIAE; from the coding sequence ATGTTGCAGCCAAAGCGTACTAAGTACCGCAAGCAGTTCAAGGGCCGCATCAAGGGCGTGGCCAAGGGCGGTTCTGACCTGGCATTCGGCGAATTCGGCCTGAAGGCTCAGGAGCCCAACCGCGTCAATGCACGCGAGATCGAGGCAGCTCGCCGCGCGATCACGCGTTACATGAAGCGCGCCGGCCGTGTATGGATCCGCGTGTTCCCGGACGTTCCGGTAACCGCAAAGCCGACCGAAGTCCGCATGGGTAAAGGTAAGGGCTCCGTTGAGTACTGGGCATGCAAGGTCAAGCCCGGTCGTATGATGTTCGAGATCGACGGCGTCAGCGAAGAGATCGCCCGCGAGGCGCTTCGCCTCGGCTCTGCCAAGCTCTCGGTCAAGACGCGCTTCGTTCAGCGCATTGCAGAGTAA
- the rpsJ gene encoding 30S ribosomal protein S10, translating into MNGQNIRIRLKAFDHRILDASTREIVSTAKRTGASVRGPVPLPTRIEKFTVNRSPHIDKKSREQFEMRTHKRLLDIVDPTPQTVDALMKLDLAAGVDVEIKL; encoded by the coding sequence ATGAACGGCCAAAATATCCGCATTCGCCTGAAGGCGTTCGATCACCGGATTCTCGATGCTTCCACGCGCGAGATCGTGTCGACGGCGAAGCGCACCGGTGCAAGCGTCCGGGGCCCCGTTCCGCTTCCGACCCGCATCGAGAAGTTTACGGTCAACCGGTCCCCGCACATCGACAAGAAGAGCCGCGAACAGTTCGAGATGCGCACGCATAAGCGCCTTCTCGACATCGTAGACCCGACCCCGCAGACGGTAGACGCGCTGATGAAGCTCGATCTCGCCGCCGGTGTCGATGTTGAGATCAAGCTCTGA
- the rplE gene encoding 50S ribosomal protein L5 gives MAEAKYEPRLKKEYVERIRKAMQEKFSYANEMMIPKLDKIVINMGVGEATADSKKPTVAAADLAAIAGQKPVITRARNSIAGFKVRENMPIGAKVTLRGARMYEFLDRLVNIALPRVRDFRGLNPKSFDGRGNFAMGIKEHIVFPEINYDKVDQMWGMDIIVCTTATTDDEARTLLKEFSFPFRQ, from the coding sequence ATGGCTGAGGCAAAATACGAGCCGCGGCTCAAGAAGGAATATGTCGAGCGCATCCGCAAGGCGATGCAGGAGAAGTTCTCCTACGCCAACGAAATGATGATCCCGAAGCTCGACAAGATCGTGATCAACATGGGCGTCGGTGAAGCGACCGCTGACTCGAAGAAACCGACGGTTGCTGCCGCCGACCTCGCAGCGATCGCCGGTCAGAAACCGGTCATCACCCGCGCACGCAACTCTATCGCAGGCTTCAAGGTCCGCGAAAACATGCCGATCGGCGCAAAGGTTACCCTGCGCGGCGCCCGCATGTACGAGTTCCTGGATCGTCTGGTCAACATCGCGCTCCCGCGCGTTCGCGACTTCCGCGGCCTGAACCCGAAGAGCTTTGACGGCCGTGGCAACTTCGCCATGGGCATCAAGGAGCACATTGTGTTCCCTGAAATCAACTACGACAAGGTTGATCAGATGTGGGGCATGGACATCATCGTTTGCACGACGGCGACGACCGACGACGAAGCCAGGACTCTCCTGAAAGAGTTCAGCTTCCCGTTCCGTCAATAA
- the rpmC gene encoding 50S ribosomal protein L29 yields MKASDVRALTADQLKDELAKLKKEQFNLRFQKATGQLEKSSRINEVRKDIARVKTIARQKAAEVKA; encoded by the coding sequence ATGAAAGCCTCAGATGTTCGCGCGTTGACCGCCGACCAACTCAAGGACGAGCTTGCCAAGCTGAAGAAGGAGCAGTTCAACCTGCGCTTCCAGAAGGCGACCGGCCAGCTCGAAAAGTCCTCGCGCATCAATGAAGTCCGCAAGGACATTGCCCGCGTGAAAACCATTGCCCGCCAGAAGGCGGCAGAAGTTAAGGCCTAA
- the rplC gene encoding 50S ribosomal protein L3, with translation MRSGVIAQKVGMTRVYNDAGEHVPVTVLRMDGCQVVATRTVEKNGYTAVQLGAGQAKVKNTSKAMRGNFAVANVEPKAKLAEFRVSEDNLLEIGTELKAGHFAAGQLVDVTGTTIGKGFAGAMKRHGFGGLRATHGVSVSHRSHGSTGSRQDPGKVFKNKKMAGHMGQTRVTTQNLEVVSTDEDRGLILIKGAVPGSKGAWIIVRDAVKSAAK, from the coding sequence ATGCGTTCAGGTGTGATTGCACAGAAGGTGGGAATGACCCGCGTCTACAACGACGCCGGCGAGCATGTCCCGGTAACGGTACTGCGTATGGACGGCTGCCAGGTCGTTGCCACACGCACAGTCGAAAAGAATGGCTATACCGCAGTTCAGCTCGGTGCCGGCCAGGCGAAGGTGAAGAACACGTCGAAGGCGATGCGCGGCAATTTTGCCGTTGCCAACGTCGAGCCGAAGGCCAAGCTCGCAGAATTCCGCGTGTCGGAAGACAATCTGCTCGAGATCGGCACGGAGCTCAAGGCAGGTCACTTTGCTGCCGGTCAGCTCGTCGACGTGACGGGTACGACGATCGGTAAGGGTTTTGCCGGCGCCATGAAGCGTCACGGTTTCGGCGGTCTGCGCGCGACGCACGGTGTGTCGGTTTCGCACCGCTCGCACGGTTCGACGGGCTCGCGCCAGGATCCGGGCAAGGTTTTCAAGAACAAGAAGATGGCTGGTCACATGGGCCAGACGCGCGTCACGACGCAGAACCTGGAAGTGGTTTCGACCGACGAAGATCGTGGTCTGATCCTGATCAAGGGTGCTGTTCCCGGTTCCAAGGGTGCCTGGATCATCGTGCGCGACGCCGTCAAGTCGGCCGCGAAGTAA
- the rpsC gene encoding 30S ribosomal protein S3: MGQKINPIGFRLGINRTWDSRWFADNAEYGQLLHEDLKMRKFVMSELKQAGISKVVIERPHKKCRVTIHSARPGLIIGRKGADIDKLRKKLSDMTNSETHLNIVEVRKPEVDATLVAQSIAQQLERRVAFRRAMKRAVQSAMRLGAEGIKITCAGRLGGAEIARTEWYREGRVPLHTLRADIDYGTAEAETAFGICGIKVWIFKGEILEHDPMASERRALEGDAQGPASRERDRGDRRRERDNA, from the coding sequence ATGGGTCAGAAAATCAATCCGATCGGTTTCCGTCTCGGCATCAACCGTACCTGGGATAGCCGCTGGTTCGCGGACAATGCCGAGTACGGCCAGCTGCTGCACGAAGACCTGAAGATGCGCAAGTTCGTCATGAGCGAACTGAAGCAGGCAGGCATTTCCAAGGTGGTCATCGAGCGTCCGCACAAGAAGTGCCGCGTCACGATCCACTCGGCTCGTCCGGGCCTGATCATCGGCCGCAAGGGCGCAGACATTGACAAGCTCCGCAAGAAGCTGTCGGACATGACAAATTCGGAAACGCACCTCAACATTGTCGAAGTGCGCAAGCCCGAAGTCGACGCCACGCTGGTCGCGCAGTCGATCGCCCAGCAGCTCGAGCGCCGTGTGGCTTTCCGTCGTGCGATGAAGCGCGCCGTTCAGTCCGCGATGCGTCTTGGCGCCGAAGGCATCAAGATCACCTGCGCTGGCCGTCTCGGCGGTGCTGAAATCGCTCGTACGGAGTGGTACCGCGAAGGTCGCGTTCCGCTGCACACGCTGCGCGCTGACATCGACTACGGCACGGCAGAAGCCGAAACCGCATTCGGTATCTGCGGCATCAAGGTCTGGATCTTCAAGGGTGAAATCCTTGAGCACGATCCGATGGCTTCCGAACGTCGCGCGCTGGAAGGCGACGCGCAGGGTCCGGCAAGCCGCGAACGCGACCGCGGCGATCGTCGCCGCGAACGCGACAACGCGTAA